The following nucleotide sequence is from Hemitrygon akajei unplaced genomic scaffold, sHemAka1.3 Scf000042, whole genome shotgun sequence.
GTGTtacaacatagaatagtacagcaaattacaggcccttcagcccacacagTTGTGCCGAACCTTAAACCCTGCCCACCATATAACCATCcgaccaccttaaattcctccataaagCTGTCTAGTAGTGTATTAAATTTCATTGGTGTATCTGCCTGCACTACAgacacaggcagtgcattccacgcaacagccactctctgagtgaaaacacTTCCCTCTAATATCCATCTTGAACTTCCTACCCCTTACCTTAACGCCAAGTCCTCCTGCATGGAGCAGTGCTGCCCTGGgagagaggtgctggctgtcGACATCGATCTATTCCTCTTATTATATAGTATACCTCCATCAccatatcaccaagaccaagaccaaggtggtggactttaggagatctcggcctcatatggagccagtgatcattaatggagaatgtgtggagcaggttaagacctacaagtatctgggagtacagttagacgagaagctagactggactgccaacacaaatgccttgtgcaggaaggcacagagtcgaatgtacttcctaagaaggttggcgtcattcaatgcctgtagtgagatgctgaagatgttctataggtcagttgtggagagcgccctcttctttgtggtggcatgttggggaggaagcattaagaagagggacgcctcacgtcttaataagctggtaaggaaggcgggctctgtcgtggtcaaagtactggagagtttaacatcggtagctgagcgaagggcgctgagtaggctacggtcaattatggataactctgaacatcctctacatagcaccatccagagacagagaagcagtttcagcgacaggttactatcgatgcaatgctcctcagacaggatgaagaggtcaatactccacaatgccattaggctttacaattctaccgccaggacttaagaactttttaaagctattattaatgctttttgagatggtgatttagatgcatatcatatttttttttactgagttaagtattgtatgtaattagttttgctacaacaagtgtatgggacattggaaaaaagttgaatttccccatggggatgaataaagtatctatctatctatctatctatcaatctatctatctatctatctatctatctatctatctatctatctatctatctatctatctatctatctatctatctatctatctatctatctatctatctatctatctatctatctatcatgtctcctctcatcccccttttctccaaagagtaaagcctaaAGAGCTCCTTTAagctctgatcataatgcatactctctaagcgaggcagcatcctggtaaatctcctctgtaccctttccaatgcttccacagctTTCTTatagtgaggggaccagaactggacacagtatcccaagtgtggcctaaccagacttttctagagctgcatcattacatcgcgacacTAAAGCTCGATCCCTCGACGTATGAAAggtaacaccccataagctttctttacTGCTCTATCTACCGGTGACGCAATTTTCCGGGATCTGTGGtcatgtacctccagatccctctgctcttccccACTAACAAGTATTGCCATTTATATGTACTCTGCATTAGAGTTAGTCCTTCCAATGTGGAACACCTCAGACTTCTCCGTGTTGAATGCATTTGACACTTTccactgggaaatgaatattaaaCGGTATACGCCccatcgaaaggacagacaggtgggcaaaGAGGGTGGGGTAGCTCCGCTGATGAGGAATGAAATttagtcccttgcgaggggtgaaatagaatcaggagatgtagagtatGCATGGATGGAACTGAGAAACAAGGGGAAAAAAACCATAATAAGCGTTATCTATAGgtccccaaatagtagcctggatgtagggtgcaagttgaatcgagagataaaattagcatgtcgcaaaggtaatactGCGGTTGTAATGgcggatttcaacatgcaggtagactgggaaaatcaggttgatactGGACCCCAGGAAAGGGAGTTTTGCGGAGtgtctccgagatggattcttcgagcagcttgtactggagcctaccagggagaagacaATTCTGGAGCtcgtgctgtgtaatgaaccggatttgataagggaacccGATGTAAAGGAGCCATAAAAAGGTGGTgtccataatatgataagttttaatctacaatttgagagggagagaggaaaatccgaagtgtcagtattacagatgaacaaaggggactatggagccaggAGAGAAGAACGAGCCAAAGTTGACAGGAAAGAtaaactagcagggatgacagtggaacaacaatgccATGTATTTCTGTGAATAATACAGAatgtgcaggatcggttcattccaaggAGGAAGAACGATTCTAAAGAGAGTAAAGGGCGACTTGGCTAACAACGGAAGTCAGCGAcagtatacaaaataaaaatGGAGAAGTATAAcacagcaaagatgagcgggaagccagaggattgaaaaacttttaaagagcaacagatgATAACTAAAAATGCAATAACGGGAGAAAAGATAATGTACGAAGGTAAGCTGGCAAAAATATAAAAGAGCATAGTAAAAGCTTATTTAcggatgtgaagaggaaaaatatTAGTTTAGTCCAAAGTTGTGCCCTCGAAGGCAGAAGCGGGTGAATTTATTACGGGGGAAAAGGAAACCTTTTTCCTTGAAGGAAAAAGATGAGCagttactttggatctgtcttcactgtggaagacacagacaatatcCCAGATGTAGTGGTGGTATATGCCAATTCAGGAAGCTTTACAAAAAGGCGGCTGAGCTCAGGAAATGAATCAATACAGTGAataatgacattgtagccattactgggaTTTGGGTGTAGGAAGAGCAAGCTGGAGAGCACGAGATTTTGAGATACTCTATTTTTAGACGTGAAAAAGCGGAAGGAAttgaaggaggaggggtgacattactaggCTGAGAAAATGTTACCGCAGAGGACAGTCAGGACAGGCAAGAAAATTCCTCTACATGAGGCTTTACGGTTGGGAATGACGAATAAGAAATGGATGACAATGTTACAACATAGAACCTAGAATAGCACAACAGAGTACAcaatggtggaggcaaatacaccagcgaaatttaagagattaccagacaggtatatggaggaatttaatgtgaCGGGTTATATGGGTGGCAGGTTTTAAGGGACGGGAcatctgtgggccgaagggcctgtactgagcggtactattctatgttctatgttctatgttctatgtactatcgcccttcaattcccaccccttatcttaaagccatgccctcttgtattgagcagttgtgccctggggaagaggtgctagctgtctactctatctattcgtcttaatatcttgtatacctctatcttgTCTCTTCTCATTCactttctctccagagagtaaagccctagctcccttaatctctgatcatgttGCATCTTCTCTAAACCAAACATCCTggtgcatctcctctgtaccctctccaatactTTCACATcctagtgaggcgaacagaactgaatTTAGTTTTCCAAGTGTGGACTATCTAGAGTTTTAtttagctgcatcattaccccgcgacccTTAAACTCTATCACTCGACTTTGAAAGCTAACACCCAATAAGGTTTCTTAACTACACTATCTATCTGTGAGTcaactttcagggatttgtgGATATGTGCCCCTGATTCCTTTGCTCCTAcatactaccaagtatcctgcaatttactttgaactctgccttggagtgttttcttccaaagtgtaccacctaaCACTTCTACTAGTTTAACGCATCTACCACTTTCCactgggaaatgaatatacaattgtatacgtcctatcgaaaggacgGACAAGTGGGCTGTGCGGCTGGGGTAGATCTGCTGGTGAGGAATAAAATTTATTTCCATGCCAGGGGaaacatagaatcaggagatgtgaaGTCTGTATGGATGGAACTGTGAAATTGTAAGGGGAAAAGAAAACATTAACGGGAAGTATCTAccggcccccaaacagtagcctggatgcagggtgcaagttgaatcaagagcaaAAATGAACATGTCGCAAAAGTAACGATACGGTTGTAATTGAGAATTCATCATTCAGGTAGACTGGAAAAATCGGGTTGATACTGGACTCCAAGGAAAGAAGTCTTTGGAGTGCCTAAGAAATGGATTCTTAGAGCATGTTGGACTGGAGCCTACCAAGAAGAAGGCAATTCTGAagctagtgttgtgtaatgaactggatttgataagggaactagatgtaaaggagccattaggaggtggtgcccataatatgataagttttaatctataATTTGAGAGAgcgaagggaaaatcggaagtgtcagtattacagttgaacaaatgggactatggagccatgagggaggaactagccaaagttgactggaaggatactctcacagggatgacagtggaacaacaatggcagggatttttgggaataatacagaagttGCAGTATCAGTTCATtctaaagaggaagaaatattctaaggggagtagggggcgaccgtggctgacaagggaagtcaaggacagtataaaaataaaagagaagaatatAGCATAGCAAAGATtagcgggaagccagaggattgggaaacttttaaggaacaacagaagaaAGCTAAGAAGGCAATAAGCGGAGAAAGAATGAgttacgaaggtaagctagccaagaatataaaagaggatTGTATAAGCTGCTTTAGGTACGTGAACAGGAAAACTATTTggtaagaccaaagttgggcccttgaatgCAGAatcgggtgaatttattatgggaaaACAAGGAAATGGAAGACGGGATGATGTGTTACttcggatctgtcttcactagggaagacacagacaatcttccagatgtaatagtggtatatttcaatgcaggaagcttTAAAGAAAGGCGGCTGAGCTCAGGGAATGAATCAATACAGTGATTTATGACACTACAAGCCATTACTGAGATTTGGGTGCAGGAGGAGCAAGCAGGAGATTGGGTTTAGGTTGAGTGGGCGAGGGTCTGACAGacggaatacaatgttggtaaatgggaTGTCATTCACTTTGGCAGGAAAAGTGGAAGAacggattattatttaaatggtaaaagattgcagcatgctgctctgcagagggagttacaaattcctgtgcatgaatcacaaagggTTGGTTtggcaggtgcagcaggctgtcaggaaggcaaagtaaatgctggccttcattgcaaTGGGGGCTGAACTAAAGCTCAGGGAGCTTATGATGGAACTGTGCAGGGTCCTGGTgaagccacacctggagtactgtgtgtagttctggtctccttacatgaggaaggatatactgcaTTCGGAGGCGGTGCAGAAGAGGCTCACAAGCTTCATTgcaaagatgggggggggggggagaatatgAGGAGAGAGTTGAGTGGCCCGGCgctctactcactggaatccaAAGAGAGGAGATTTTGTGGAAAGATATAAAATTATTTAAGAGATAGATAACATAGTTGTTCCACTGGGAGCTGAGACGAGAACAAATTGACGATACCTCCATTTTCTCCTAACGAATGGTAGGGAAAGGGAAGAGTGAGGGAACGATGGAGAAGGagttcgagagagagagagagagagagagaagagagagagagagagagagagaggagagagagagagagaggagagagagagatgagagagagagagagagagagagagaggagagagagagaggagagagagagagagagagagagagagaatgcaatGGAATAAAGAATGTGGGTGAGAGTCCGCCACTGGACGAGGAAGGCGAAGAAACTAGTGGATGGAACGAGTTTCGAGAGAAAGAGTTTTATTTCACTCGGAGGAGGATGTGGGCTCACTCACTCGGTGTGTGTTCGGGCTTTGACCTGGAGTCGTGGCTTCTCACGGACTGAAAGCCTGGAGCCCCGGCGATGAGGAGGAACAGACCAACGCCCAAACCAGGAACCAACGATGGATGCATATCTCCCGGGAAATACAGGCTCTGTATGAGTGACACAAATCCTTCGGACATTCCCTCCTGCCCTCaatatcttctcccttccttccattccttttctctttctcctcctatttatcttcctcaccacatCCTTCGTCTATATTCCTTTcctccatccctccccacggtTCTCTTTTCACTCTCTGAAGCGctccctctcctccactctccctcctgtcATTccggctctccctctccctttcattTTCCCGTTCAACGCCGCTTTTCTCCCTCTTTCCTCATCTTCACCCTCTATTCTCTACACCCCTCCTCCCTACTCCTGTTTCCCCCCAATTCCATCACGCTTACCttccatctctctccacactctTCCCCTTTTCTCTGCACCTCGACCCTCTGTACACTCACGCTCACCGCTTCTCCGCTGATCCCTAATCTTCCCCTCCCAACCCTCCATCTCTTTCTCCCCACTGTCAATATTCTCCCAACACCCGCCACTCTAATCTCTCTCAGCTAcgcactcccatttcctcattctCCGTCCTCTCCGCACTTCCTCTCCCTGCTCTCGGTTCCTTTCTTTATCAGCTGTCCACCTGGTGTTTGCTGGTGTCGGTTTGACCGCCTTCTCATCACGGGTTTCCTCTGAAAACGGTCGTTCtcagctcagagacgcagacagTCCTGAATAAGATGTACGAGGACAAGACTTACGTGAATGTGAAGTTCGCAAAAACGGATCCACAGTCTCCTTCCAACGGTGAGTGTGTCAGAAAAACCAGTAGAGAGACCTCCATTATGGgtgatcccgggtgtgtgtgatctgacgggtggagggagcctcactgacTCTCACTGTTCTGTCCCCAGCTGAACCTAATGTATCGTACGCTGGACTTAATCTCAGGACCCTCTCTGTTCCCCGGGTCCGGACAGGTGGAGGTCAGTTTTATCTCTGTCAGTTAGACTCTGTTTAGATGATGTGTTCCTTCCTGTCGGACATCTCAGTAGAAACGCACAATTGACCCTAACGATTAGTCAGAGGGAACCCACGAACCCATCACGTTCACTGTTCTGACCCCAGCTGAacggtgggagaggggatgaggaggGAGCTTTTGGAGGTTTGCCGAGTATCCTGTACTCCGGGTTGGGGAGTTGGGACAGCGCTGGGGAGGGGCGGTATAGTGGGAGCGCTATGGAATAGGATGAAGAGAGAGTGTTGTGGAGGGGTCGATGAATAGAGAATGCCATCGGCAGGGCAGGGTGGAGGTTGTaccgtgggaggggtgttgaGCAGATGGTTCTGAGAAAGGAGCGCTGTGGGGATGAGCAGAAAGTAGGAAACACCGAGCGAGGACTGATGAGGATAGAGGACAGTGGGGGGGTGCTGTATAAAATTTTAACCTCACTGTACACTTTCTTACCCCATTATCTATTGCCGCTTTCCCTCTCCGCCTCCACCTTCCATCCTATCCCCGCTCCCTCTTTCTCCTACAATCTCAATAaccctctccctctttccttctctctcgtccctctctctctttcatcctctctccccactttctcacaccttctctccctctttttccctTCTCTCTGGGATTTCACTTTACTCCTTCTTGCCTCCCTCCATCTCTCAAcccatctctcccctctctttcacTTACCTCCCTCTTTCTCGCCACCGTCCCCTtcattctctcactctctcactgccCAAATGCTCTACCGCCCGCCATCACACCTCCCCTCTCCCGCTCTTCCTCTCTTCCTCTTCCCGTGCCCTCTTACCCTTTCTGTCCGCACACCACCCCTTGCTTTTTctaaccctctctctctctctctctctctctctctctcactcactctgtctctcaatGTTCATCCCCTCTCGATGAGCCCCCAATTTCCACTCTTCCCCTACTCCACACACTGTCAGACGGGAATTAGGGTGGGGATGATGAGGCGAACTTTAGTGAAAGGGGTTTCGGGTATTTGTCTCATAGGGACAAACACCTTCCAAGGAAGGTGCCACCGGTACAGAAGAGAGGGTTTCAATTCAATGTGAGTTGCATTGCAATCGAACCATGCATGAACACCCATCAATACAGTCAAACGAGTCTGCGTTACTGCAGGACCCAGATGCCAAACACAAAACCAACGGTCACACAACGGCACAAAACCCTCAAAGATAACAAGCAAATGcaaaatatcagtaaaatacattcAAGCAATATGTTTCTATTTCATATATTATTACATATGTCTCTCAGACTGAGGGGAGAGTtgatacaggtctatatcatgacgagagacagagatagaccaGGCAACCGGGGCATTACACCCCCAgagagaaatgtctaataccatggAGTGGAAGGGCAGAGGGAGTATCTTTtgaggagaggtgaggggcaAGGTTTTGTTTACACAATGAGCAtgggtgactggaatgtgcttccaggagtggtggtggaggcaaattgaTAGAGGCGTTTAATCGGCTCTTTGTCATGCACCTGTATGTACAGGgactggagggaaatgaacattgTGTCGGTAAAACCGATTTTGGTGTAGAATTTAACTGGTATAGCAAACAAATTTGGGTCGAAAGGTCTATCTGTTATGTGATTTCCGCTCACGGCTCTGCATGAGGAAAATAGAGTGATTTGAACTCAGAAGTTGGGAATAGCAGGGGTGGGGTAGATCAGGAAATTTGACAATGGATTGACAAAGACAAGGAACGATTTTTCCACAGACGGTATGGGCAGTGAACGACCCACAAGGAGAGACCGATCAGACCCAAGCATATGGCTAACCTGCCTTTTAACAGCGGCCCTCATTATCAcgggtatctgctggaggattcatggTGAGTTCCACACCGGTCGGAACGACCAAACCGCAGATGATAAAAATGGCCACTGTAACAGCGACACGTTCCCAACTTTTCCCAGAAACACCCTTTATGGTGACAtcaacacacccctcactgtggtactgacgGGTACTGACAGCATGACCACtactcacccctcaccgtgacaccgacacaacccccaccAACACATCCCTCAACATGATACCGACATATCCCTCAACCTGATGCCAACACAGAACCTAATATAATAACGTTTCACTGACACGCCTCTTGAAGTGGCACCGACACGACCCTCACTTGGACACAGACATGTTCATCAACCAACTCATCACTTATCATGACAGCAAAAGCCACTCCTGCTTAACACCGATATAACACTCACCGTCGCAAAGAAACATCCCTCACGTGACACCGACAAGCCCCTCCGAAAGTCACCCACTCAGTCCTCACCCTAACAACAACACTAAACttacagtgacaccgacacacccaccGTGACCACTACAGGTCATTCCccgtgacacagacacacccctcaccgtgacatcgacatttttccactgtcacaccggACAGACACCGGACACTATAACACCGACGAGACTCTCACTGTAACACCGTGAAACCTCGCACTTTGACCCCGACATATCTGTCACCGTGACATAGAGATACATCGCGATGTGACCCAGTGCAGCTCTCACATGGACCCAGAAaagtatatgtatatgtgtgcgcATGCGCTGACGTGCATGCTGCCTGTTGCAGCCGCTCCGACTAGTTTTCTAACTTTTCTTACTTACGTTATTTGTTTTTACTTTCACACTAACACGTCAaagctgcaccctctctaacatgCTGGTGGAGAGAGTTTTATTCTGGTTTTTAgctctggaatttttttttacccaatttccctcaggatcaataaagtatgtccgtcTAACTGTAAACACTTATCACAATGACAGCTAGACATCTTTCACTGAAACACCGGCTCGCTGTGACAGAGAATCAACTGTCACCGCGATACTGACGCAGCCCCCATCGTGTCACCAACAAAAACCTCACTGGTAACCTGATATAACCCTCAGCGTGCCCCAGACACGTAGCTCAATCTGGCGCCGACGCCCCTTAATGTGTCACCACCCTCAGTATAACACCTTCACCGAAGCACTGACACACCACTCTCCGTGAGCCGCTCAGTAGCTTCACGCTGACACAACGTAAACggcaaacatccttcaccatctcagatcacctcTGAACGAAACTACAAACTTCCTTGGGAAGACCAGCACCCACACATTATACAGATACACCACACACTGTAACACTACAAGACCGCTCACTGTAAAATGTCCCTCACTCTGACATTTCCCTCGCCGTGACGTCGAGATAAACTTCATTGTGACCCGGCACACCTCTCTCCGGGGCACAGAAATAcctatcacagtgacaccgacagtGACACGTCCCTCACAGCAACTCGGACATGTCCCACGCTGAGACAGTGAAGTGTTCATCACCAGGATActgacacagaccccactgtaacAACAACAAAATCTTCACGAGGGCATTGATAAGCCCTCAAGGTGGTGCCGACGCCTCTCACTCTGCCACCAGCACatacttcactgtgacacccttcaccgtgacactgacacaacactctctgtgacccgttcggtagcgtgacgctgactcacgtgtcactgtaaatGCTAAACATccatcaccatctctctcagtatcacagattcgtcactGTAATATCACCTCCGACCGAAATTGCCATGGGTTAAACTCGACCGTTGAATCCAAGCTTTCAGCGCTCAACTCTAATCTATCCCACCTTAAACGAATGCACAGCGAACTCCGACACCGGTTCAaggagatggaaacgaagtacagatatgtcaaccaagccaaggctcaaatctgtgaattgttgacgagcagaagaggtgaggcatcatcccccttatttacccgctcctcatcacagggcaggcatggagagaggaagcgtcactctgtgcttgacatcgggacTGTGTGATGAGAAGGTATGGAGGatcattcactctgtgtttgacccggtgagtgtgtgatggggctacGTGGATGAGGTTTAAAtctatcactgaatccaggagagtgtggtgggacgttgtggaggtggattcactctgtgtctgaccacgggattgtgagTGAGGCATTAcagcttcactctatgtttcacaccgggagtgtctgatgggacagtttggatcgagcttcactctgtgtctggcagagggattgtgtgatgggacagtgctcAGAGAGATTCACCCCATGTCTGACCCCTGATGTGTGTTATAGCACCGTGGAGAGAGAGTTACactctgaatccgggagtgtgtgacgggacggtgcagcgggggcttcactctgtctgatccctggagtgtttgatgggatggtgtggagggagattcactctgtgtctgaccccgggagtgtgcgatggaacggtgtggaggtagattcactctgtgtctgaccccgggagtgtgtgatgggacggtgtggagggagattcactctgtgtctgaccccaggtgtgtgtgatgggacggtgtggagggagattcactctgtgtctgaccccgggtgtgtgtgatgggaccgtgccgtgtggagggagattcactctgtgtctgaccccaggtgtgtgtgatggggaggtgtggagggagattcaccatgtgtatgaccccgggagtgtgtgaaaggacgatgtggaggcagcttcactttgtgtctgatcttgggagtgtgtaatgggatggtgtggagggttattcactcagtgtctgtccgCAAAATCTTGTGAATTGACAATGAGCTGCTTGCCGTCTGAACCCATGTGGGTGTGACGGGGtcgtggagagagacagagcttcactctgtgtctgaccccgggtgtgcatGATGCAACAGTGTAAGAGAGTTTTACTCTGTGTTTGTCCctggaatctgtgatgggacagtgttgaagGAGATTCCCTCAGTGTCTGGCAACGGGTTGCGTGATTGGAAATTGCGGTGGGAATGAGTGACGGGACGCTGTGGGTTGAAAATCTATTTCTGTTTGTCCCTCAGCAAGGGAGTTTTGATACTGACTCCtgaaatttgtgatgggacggtgttcaaGGAGCTACAACTTCCATGTGACGAGTCCCGCGACTGTGTAATGGGGTGCCGTGGCGGGAGATTCAGTTTGAGTCCGATACCAGGAGaatgttatgggacggtgtgaacCATCTTAAATTTTAGTCTGCCTACGGGAGTGCATAATAAGAGGGTGTGGAGAGGTTTGTATCTGACTACGGGAACGTATA
It contains:
- the LOC140720421 gene encoding oxidized low-density lipoprotein receptor 1-like isoform X1 gives rise to the protein MYEDKTYVNVKFAKTDPQSPSNDGMGSERPTRRDRSDPSIWLTCLLTAALIITGICWRIHVSQIRHCNITSDRNCHGLNSTVESKLSALNSNLSHLKRMHSELRHRFKEMETKYRYVNQAKAQICELLTSRREENCSKVLVRYGDRCYFFSTFETSYDGAREFCSIIDSSLLKINSEDEANFVNKAVHDQGSSYWIGKCEDGKVASNVVYKKIAGKPECGKCKSSQDHRCKNDQHRFICEKSPPLCPDIPAKIRDLCQQAVEPT
- the LOC140720421 gene encoding oxidized low-density lipoprotein receptor 1-like isoform X2; translation: MYEDKTYVNVKFAKTDPQSPSNDGMGSERPTRRDRSDPSIWLTCLLTAALIITGICWRIHVSQIRHCNITSDRNCHGLNSTVESKLSALNSNLSHLKRMHSELRHRFKEMETKYRYVNQAKAQICELLTSRREENCSKVLVRYGDRCYFFSTFETSYDGAREFCSIIDSSLLKINSEDEANFVNKAVHDQGSSYWIGKCEDGGLKCRVQEDRWEA